Proteins encoded by one window of Capra hircus breed San Clemente chromosome 8, ASM170441v1, whole genome shotgun sequence:
- the DOK2 gene encoding docking protein 2, which translates to MEGVVVKQGFLYLQQQQTFGKKWRRFGAALYGGSGCALARLELQEGSEKSRRGEAPRRVIRLNDCLRVSEASGEASSPRDTSTFFLETTERLYLLAAPTAERGDWIKAICLLAFPGQRKELSGLEGKGGRPRMEENELYSSATAGTPQKEFAVTMRPTEVSQRCRLRGSYTLRVGESALELWGGPKSGTQLYEWPYRFLRRFGRDKVTFSFEAGRRCVSGEGNFEFETRQGNEIFLALEEAISAQKNATSPGPQTQPVPVPAVLPRPESPYARPHDSLPPPSPTVPVPAPRQQRGPEGEYAVPFDAVARSLGKSLRSILAVPPEPPADPLYDSIEDHPHPRPDHIYDEPEGMAPLALYDSPQEPRGEAWRRQATADRDSSGLKHGYIVGQDFAASGWPQGTEYDNVVLKKGPK; encoded by the exons ATGGAGGGCGTGGTGGTGAAGCAGGGCTTCCTGTAcctccagcagcagcagacttttgGGAAG AAATGGCGCCGGTTCGGGGCTGCACTGTATGGAGGTTCAGGCTGTGCACTGGCCCGGTTGGAGCTCCAGGAGGGCTCGGAGAAGTCGCGCCGGGGAGAGGCCCCCCGGAGGGTGATCCGCCTCAATGACTGCCTGCGGGTGTCCGAGGCCAGCGGGGAGGCCAGCAGCCCCCGGGACACCAGCACCTTCTTCCTGGAGACCACGGAACGCCTGTATCTGCTGGCCGCCCCCACCGCCGAGCGTGGCGACTGGATAAAGGCCATCTGCCTCCTGGCCTTCCCC GGTCAGCGGAAGGAGCTGTCAGGGCTGGAGGGGAAGGGTGGCCGGCCCCGCATGGAGGAAAATGAATTGTACAGCAGCGCGACCGCAG GGACCCCCCAAAAGGAGTTTGCTGTGACCATGAGACCCACAGAAGTCAGTCAGAGGTGCCGGCTCCGGGGATCCTACACCCTCCGGGTTGGGGAGAGTGCCCTGGAATTGTGGGGCGGCCCCAAGTCGGGCACCCAGCTATATGAATGGCCTTACAGGTTCCTCCGGCGCTTTGGGCGGGAtaag GTAACCTTTTCCTTTGAGGCTGGCCGGCGCTGTGTCTCAGGAGAGGGCAACTTTGAGTTCGAAACCAGGCAAGGCaatgagatcttcctggccctggAAGAGGCCATCTCTGCCCAGAAGAACGCCACCTCTCCTGGGCCCCAGACTCAGCCAGTACCAGTCCCTGCGGTGCTCCCCCGGCCAGAGAGCCCCTACGCCCGACCCCACGACTCGCTGCCACCACCGTCGCCCACCGTCCCGGTGCCCGCTCCCAGGCAGCAGCGTGGACCAGAGGGAGAGTATGCCGTGCCCTTCGATGCAGTGGCCCGGAGCCTGGGGAAGAGCTTGAGGAGCATCCTGGCTGTTCCTCCCGAGCCTCCAGCAGACCCTCTGTACGACAGCATCGAGGATCACCCACACCCACGACCCGACCACATATACGATGAGCCCGAGGGGATGGCCCCCCTGGCCCTGTATGACAGCCCACAGGAGCCCCGGGGTGAGGCCTGGAGGAGGCAGGCCACAGCCGACAGGGACTCCAGCGGCCTCAAGCATGGCTACATAGTGGGACAGGACTTTGCTGCTTCTGGCTGGCCACAGGGGACTGAGTATGACAATGTTGTACTTAAGAAAGGCCCAAAGTGA